The Megalopta genalis isolate 19385.01 chromosome 12, iyMegGena1_principal, whole genome shotgun sequence genome window below encodes:
- the LOC117222971 gene encoding tigger transposable element-derived protein 1 translates to MYEEKASVDQDGADVFAINFKKIIEEENISLENVYKLGESRLVWKALPTKTLVGKEEKNLGVHEAKKDRITIGLCANALGTHKIMPIVIYKYKNPRALKHEISLPVIFKSQTNVWMDKTIFLDWFENHFKPSVKQYQEEKQISGKVILLLDNCEAHKALLQEDKDFKIMYLPPNTTSILQPMDQGIVEKTKRIFRQKLLQRVLTYDKGINEFYADYTIKNCIDILSESWSEITQSDIKNASNKIINPASSPIQSKTRELVPDWQGMISEITGEQCTPAHVTQFLLNCKEAERKDGDIEIKEEPSDLQEEPQEIYGGSNNATGNNELRVIFERLIFYSAKAPACIQCMVQGIKIFFLGREN, encoded by the coding sequence ATGTACGAGGAGAAAGCTAGTGTCGATCAGGATGGAGCGGATGtttttgcaattaattttaaaaaaataatagaggaagaaaatataagtttggaaaatgtttacaaGTTGGGCGAAAGTAGACTCGTATGGAAGGCTCTTCCGACGAAAACACTGGttggaaaagaagaaaagaatctTGGTGTAcatgaggcgaaaaaagatagaattacaattggcttatgtgcaaatgcgttaggcacacataagattatgcctattgtaatttacaaatataaaaaccCAAGAGCTTTGAAACACGAAATTTCGTTACCTGTCATTTTTAAATCGCAGACAAATGTATGGATGGACAAAACAATATTTTTAGACTGGTTTGAAAACCATTTCAAACCATCtgtaaaacaatatcaggagGAAAAACAAATATCAGGGAAAGTAATCCTTTTGTTAGATAATTGCGAAGCTCATAAAGCTTTGCTACAAGAAGATAAAGATTTTAAGATTATGTATTTACCGCCCAATACAACATCTATTCTTCAACCGATGGATCAAGGAATCGTAGAGAAAACAAAAAGAATTTTCCGCCAGAAACTCCTGCAGCGTGTTTTAACGTATgataaaggaataaatgaattttatgccGATTACACAATAAAAAACTGCATTGACATTTTATCCGAATCCTGGTCGGAAATTACACAAAGCGATATTAAAAATgcatcgaataaaattattaatcctgCTAGTAGTCCCATTCAGTCGAAAACAAGAGAGCTTGTACCTGATTGGCAAGGCATGATAAGTGAGATCACAGGAGAACAATGTACTCCGGCACatgttacacaatttttattaaactGTAAAGAAGCAGAAAGAAAAGACGGAGAcatagaaataaaagaagaaccGTCGGACcttcaagaagaaccgcaagaAATTTATGGAGGGAGCAATAACGCAACTGGGAACAATGAATTACGTGTAATATTTGAGAGATTGATATTTTACAGTGCAAAAGCACCAGCTTGCATACAATGCATGGTGCagggaataaaaatatttttcttgggcagagaaaattaa